The sequence gagaaagatgctgCTGCTAGTTCTTGGTGGTCGttgaaagcttctgtgggggaaggAGCCCTGAAGTTCTCACTCCACCATCTAGATCAGATTTGGGGGGCTGGGGGGTATTAgcacttttttaaaatggaaaaatcaatacAGACACATGAATTTTCCTCCAGTCACTCTGCAAAGGCCACTCAAATGACAGGAAAGGTGTACAGGAAGCGTTCACCCTCCAAGCCATGGCCGATGATTTACCAAGACCATTCGGGCAGCGGGAAGGCTGAAGGCAAATGATAAGGGACTTGGTAGGTTACAATGCTGACAGGTGGACCTGCAGGGAACAACACTCTTTGGAGGCACCAGACATCTCTGTAGGGAAGGGTTTGCAGACATGTGAGGGCAGGGGCAGGCTCTTTCAGGATCCTGCATCTCTGTGAAGAGCAGGTGTGTGTGCAACTAGAAACAGGGTATTGGCTGAGAGTTTGTGTGCAATACCCCAGACCCCTCATTCACCCTAATGGCCACAAGATCACAGTTCCCTACTTGGTCAGAAGAAGGGAGGATCAATCTCTAAAAAGGCTGACCAAGAAGGACACAACTTGGGCACAGTGGGCTATGTTTGCGGGAGCTATGATGGAAAGACGGGGAACAAGTGGAAGTGCACATAATAACAGCCTTGCACCCTCTCACCtgttctccctttctctcatcGCTTGCCTCTTCTCCTCATTGGTGGAGCCCAACTGGGATCTAGAAGGCAAGGGAACCCACTGGTAGGGTGGGTCCACACAGATCAGACTCTCAGGACACAGATCCAGGTGGCAAAGGCTGGAGAGTGGCACTGGAGGGACAAATGGAAGCCGTCCAGTACAGTGATACATGAAGACAAGACCCTGTGGCAAACTCATACTTAATGGAGAAACGGTAACACATTCTCTTCAAGGCGGGGACTGAGACGAGGCAGCCCATCATCTCAGCTGGACAGCACTAACTGTCCTGGACCATGCTATgaggacagaaaaagaaatgaggtgcAGGGATTAACCAGTCTTTAGTTGTTGAAGCTATGATAAGCTACTTGGTTAAACCAacagaattaacaaattattaGAACCAGTATAATTTCACCAAGAATGCCAAGTAGAAAACTAATCACAAAAATCACCATCTTTACATCACCATTTATCACagaaattataatataaaataaagtggCATCATAGTAGCAAGGAAAACTATAAAGTGTCTACAAATTGCCTAAACAGAAGAATACACAAGACGTGTATAGAAAAATTCTATTAACataagagaggagctggaagggGAGTTGTGGGGCTGACCGATTCCTCCAGAATCTAGATATTTCCCATCCCCAGAGCGTACACTGCAGTGGTCCTTGGCGAATGAGGGCTGACGGGGGATGAGTGATTTTTCTTCCCACCATCCAGGAGCTTCCTCACCGATGGTCTCATCTGTTAACAGGGCTGGGGGCTATTTCCTGTTGACCGGCAGAGACCCTGGGCCCACGCAGCCACCGTTGCTCATGCAGAAGCAGGATCGGGCTCAGATCCCAACGCAGCTTCTCCCTTCATTGTAAGTGTACCCCGAGGGCAGTGTTTACTGTGGCTAGTGGGCAGCAAGCTGGTGGATGGACTAATGAAAAGATCGAGGGAAGAAATGAAGCAGACAACGGAAAAAAAAAGACGCAAGGGCAGGCAGTTGATTCCGAGGGCTGGAGAGCGAGGCACTGGATGGCTCCAGGCAGCGACGAGGAGGTGGAAGCCGAGCCCGGAGGACTCCTGGCCTCTGTGTCCCGCCATCCTGGTCAGCTGTTCAACCCTCCTGCTCAATGCAACGCCGCCGGGAGAGCTCCCTGAATGGCGGACACGGCCCAGGGGTTACAAAGGAAATGCATCTTTCAATGTGAAACCAGGATTGGAAATTACTTTTTCTCAACCACATGCGAGAAAGCAACCAAAGCCTTCAGGGACTACGTTTCACACACAAGAGCATGGGCTCACGAGTGTGCATGATTCAGGAGAGACCCTCCTATGCGCCTCTGGTGGCCCACACACCCCTTGGTTGCAGGGCTTCTGCTCGGGTCCTGCTCACCCCCTGGCCTCTGTGCTCCCAGCCCTCAGCACCAGCTTCTCCATCACCAGTGGTGCCCGGAGTTACCCTGGCTCTAGGACACTCCAGCCTGCCAGGCCCAAGGATCACCCCCATCTCACACCCATGCCCCAACTTCCCCACAGCGCCCTGCACTGAGCCCCACGCTCATGTTGCTTCCACACCCTGAGGGCCTTCTCTCACTTCTGGGAGGACACTCCTGTCCCCATGCACCTGTTACATCCACATGCAGTCATACTGCCCACTACCTCTCATCACAGCCACGCTCTGGCCATCCAGGCCCCACACACCCCAGGGCCTTGTCCTATTGCGTGCCCCGCCTGCCAGGCCCAGGAGGAAATACAAGTACTCTAGATGTTGTTCTCTATGgaaaaaaggggaagggaaagaggaaagaagggagggaggaagggagaaaggaagggagggaggagaaaaaagaaaagaaaaaactaagcAAACACCCCCTTCCAAAAGAAGGCGCACAGGCTCTGTCCATGCTGGTGGGTACTAGTGAGAGGCCAGAAGCCACTGCTGCCCAGAGGACCAAAACTTTGACCAGTGCCCATCCTGGTTCCTCATCTCCCTGAGCAACCTCGGCCTCCAACTCCAGCTTTGAGAAGCCACAGTTTTCCCTGCCTGCCTGGCCCCACCCAGCCACCCCAGACCTAGACCATGTTTCCACAGCTATGGCTGTGGGGTGCAGGAATGGGGACTGGTGGCTGGTTCACTCTTGCCCCCAGTCACAGCAGCTGGAACCTCAGCACATGGAGAGAAGCCAGCCTGGATCAGCTGGCCGTCCAAAGACTGATGAGCTAAACACTTTTCACTGCACACTGCTGAGATGTTATAGTTGTTATGCAGCATTACTGTGGCAATAACCAACTGATACAACCTGTGTCCCTTTTTCTTGACTGCAATTATCAGCCTCAACTAGATTGACAtaagtactttatatatatatgtaatcacTTAGTACCAcaatttattctttggtttataatAAAAATCTGACTTGTGGCAAGGATAGTGTgatgtttaaaaaacataatataGATAAATCAAAGAGATGCTCGAGTCACTCAAATAGACACTATTTATTTTGTTAAGGTCAAGCAGGATGATCTGTTGATGGGTACGTGTTAAGTGTCAAGCATGAAATCTGTACACACTTCCCACAAGGACTGCAGGATGAAGACACAGGCAAAACCCCTGATGGAAATCTGGTGACTTGGAGCATTCCACAGCCGAGCTAACAGAAGGGGAGGACCAGGCCACCGTCTGAGAAGGCCGAGGGCAGAACATTAGCACCAGATTGTTTTTATATGCAATAATATAACTATATACAAAGTTATGTGCATCAACTCACTGGAATCTTTGGCTCCCCGCCTAGCAGATATTTAAGGGACAAACAGGGGAAGGGACAGAACAGCTGTGATTATATGTGCTTTGCTTAAAAAGATACTCTAGAACTATATATTGCTATGTAAAAGAGAAgccctaaaaaaaaaattaagaggttAGATACAGACACACAGATTtctattattcacattttacataCATATCATTGAAATGATCACAATACTGGTATTCGAAGGGGCAAAAAATCACAGGTAAGAGAATATAAGCTTTGTCTACCTTAAAAACAAAATCCCCTGCTATTACATGGGTTGTGTCTGCTATGGAGAAAGATGGAGCCGCAAAGACACTCAGCTTCAGCTTTTCTGTCATGACCAGTTTAACAGCATATGACTTTTAAGTGGGAAGGAGGAGGGCGCTTTGTTGGAAGTACAGGGTTTTTCAAATTAGGCATGGTTTAGCTTGAGAGGCATACAAACTTTTGCAAATACCTTTATCTTTTTGGCAAGGGTAGCCTGCCATGAAGGCTCTTGACTAAACCCACTGCAGAAGGTGGCTGATCTGTGCTCTCTGCTCGGAGTGGGCGCTGACAGTGACACTGCCCCAGAGCCCCAGCTCAACTTCAGCTCAGGCAGCTCCGTCACCAGCCATGACAACCTGCCCGACTTCCAGCCAGGCTGTGGGCACTGCCGACACGGGGAAACTGCTCTACTTGCTCGAAAACTTCCTTTAGggaaataagagggaaaaaacaatCCCTTCATATGACAAGTGTCCTAACATTATCTAAACGTGAAGTCATCCAAGAGATTCTCTCAACATTATCCATGCATTTAATTAGatgaaaaattttgaagaaaCACACCAAGTCTACAATTATTAGATAAAACTAAGCAATTATAACCAAGCTGTtggaggttgagcatctttttatgtgcttatttgccatgcgtatatcctctttggtgaagtgtctattcaagtcttttgcccactttttaactgggctgtttgttttcttactgttgagttttgagtgttctttatacattctggatacaagtcctttgccaGACatgtgatttgcaagtattttctccgaGTCCTTGAGTTGTCAGTTGGAAAGTGATGGCACAACACTGTTCTTTAATGAAAAGACTCTTTAGAACCTTGCCATTTCAACTGCTATAAAGGGTACAGACTCTTTAAACTCTATAGCAGAAAACAGATCACATTGAGTGCACAGGACCTCTGAGAAAGCAGAGGATGGGTGCTTAAAATAAACAGACCATGGCTCATGGCACACTAACTGATTTAAGGAGGCAAAATGACCACAAGCACAGAAAATAAATGCGCTGGAGAAAAAGTAATCTAAAGAACATTAAGTTGGTCTTGTAAAATATCTAACAAGCACGTTACACCGGACACACCTTTTAACCCAAATAATTTACTTTGCAACAAAACATCGTTTGAACTGTGATGTCACATGAGGAGTACTCAAGCTATGTGTCTGCTCTGTGCATGAGTGAGCTTTCAAGCATGCACACTATTTAAGTGACAACTGTCATCTTAGAACGAGCAAACCCAACACTTTAGGTCATTCATTTCACAGTTGGTTTTTAACCACGAGGAAATGATTCACTTTTCTAAAATGTTAATAAGTTATTAattatatcatcatcatcatgctTTATGCTTCAGAGGACAACATTATATGATGGAGACAATGAATGCTCACACTGCTGAATGAGTAGAGACAAAAGCAACACGGCAGCCGAGATCCAGGATGAAACCCGAGAGACGATGGGTGCCGGTGCCACCTCCACAGACAAGGGGGAGACCAGCAGAATCAGCACTTACCTTGCCCACTGCATGCACCCCTCTATCACAGCCCCCGCCCTGACTGCACTTGTCAGAGCTTAGGGTCAGCTGTCTTCACTTTTGTAGGAAAAAAGCTGTAGGCGACACAAGggacacagaaaattaaataaatcatcCTAAACAAACAAGGAATTTATTGCTTTTCTAATAGCCATTTTGCTATTGGAGGATTCTCTTCCAGGACACGAAGTCGGGCTAGGAGCTCCCACCGGCACCCCGGGAAATGGGCCTCGCAGGCCCAGCCTCCGGACCCTGCAGGGAAGGTCTCACATTTGCCTCTTTCAGGCTGAAGGCTGTTGAACAAGCACTTCAGCTGCTCTTTGCCCAGGCGGATTTTATCCTCCAGCTCCCGCTGCTTGATGATGAGGGCTGACTTCATCTTCACAAAGTGCTCATAGTCTGCCAGGTTCTCCTCACTGAGATAGTTGCCCAGGATGTCGAACACGATGTGCTCCGGGCGGTCCAGGTTCTCCTTGAGCTCCTTGGCATCCTCGTGCTGCTGGATGAGGACCCTCTGCTTCTCCAGCAGTGACTGCTGTGGAGAGAGGAACGGGCCTGTCAGGGTCTGGCTCCTAGAGCAGGGCCCTCCAAGCAGGCTCTGGCAAACACCTTGCAAATGCCGGCAACTTTTCTGGGCCAGCCCCACCGTTGAGCTGGAACAGCACAGAAATGCTCAGGCTCGGGCAGGAGGCACCTTGTGTGTGGCAagctcccaccccagccctcccacGGGCCACCCAGGAGCCGCCTCCTGCAGCCTTTCCCTCCAGTTCCCGCCACGGGCCTTAAACGGTTAACAGGAAATAGTGGTGAGCAGGAGACCCAGCCAGGGACTAAAAAGTGTGGAATTTTAAGATGCCCCAAAGGAAGGTGCAAAGTCCTGAGGGATCCCATTTGTGCCAAAGCCCTTTACGTGACCACGCTGTGAAAaaggcagcaaaaggaaaatagtCTAAAGAATTTCCAAACCCTTCTGGCAGGAGGAGGAGCCTGAGAAGGGGTTTGTAGCAGCAGGTATGAGGGCATAGGGGAGATGAGATGcaagagagagatgcagactgagGACACTGCCTGGG is a genomic window of Choloepus didactylus isolate mChoDid1 chromosome X, mChoDid1.pri, whole genome shotgun sequence containing:
- the LOC119522465 gene encoding protein Shroom2-like, with the translated sequence MFIGDLDKVVNLLLSLSGHLARVENALNSLDDSTSPGDRQSLLEKQRVLIQQHEDAKELKENLDRPEHIVFDILGNYLSEENLADYEHFVKMKSALIIKQRELEDKIRLGKEQLKCLFNSLQPERGKCETFPAGSGGWACEAHFPGCRWELLARLRVLEENPPIAKWLLEKQ